GAACTCCCGCGCAGGGACGTGGCGGATGCGAACCACCTGTCCATGCGACGCCAATCGGTATTGCTTGGGATATGCGGTGAGCTCGCACGGGAGAGACATCAGCATAAAGACTGCCTGTTCCCGTCATCCTGTGATCACTGGTGGGGTGTGGCGATGGCAAGAATATCGGCATGGATTCACCGCCGTGCAACACACAAGGCTGCTCTGATTGTTGGGATTACGCGCGCAAGGTTCACCCCCGGTGAAACATAGCTGTTTACAAAGGTTTGGCAGCGCGCCCCTGCCGGGCGATCTCGGCGTTATGCGGCGACGTCACGGGTCGGCCAAGCCGCTAGGCTGCGATGGTAGACCTGGTTGTCGATGATGTAGGGAGTTCACCCCTTTGGCGAAGCCCAGGGGCTGCGATATTGGGGCGCCGGCTACCGCAACCGCTCGTTTTACCCCGATGTGTGAAACATCCTCACGAGGCTGCTGGATGTTTTGTCCATGGTGGTTGCGCACTGCTTTACGCAACGTGCACATGATTTCCCTCGGGTTCTGCGAGTGAAAACGCAGAGAAACCAAAAAACGCCGTATTACATACGGCGTCGAATTGGAGCCGATGACGGGAATCGAACCCGCGCCGTCTGCTTGGGAAGCAGAAGTTCTACCATTGAACTACATCGGCAGTGTGCTTTGCACTCGATCGATTATAGCAAGCGTCTTTTGGATACACAACCGATTTTTTCCTCGCCTAGTTACCGCAATGTTGCACGGGTGCCTAGTTCCTGGGGAGTACGAAGGTGACTCGGTGTCGCTGCGTTCTTGCAGCTTGCTGAGCTGATTCGTCGCTAGCTGTCCGTGTAGATGGTGGCAAAAAGGGAGCAATGCCAAAGCCCCACCGGCACCTCCCTGGTTGCAGGGTTTGTGCCGATGGGGCCTCGAGTGTGATGGTGTGTGGTGTTGGCCGGGTGCAGTATTAGAGCTTGATTGGCGGATGGAGCCGTTTCATCGTCCAGGTGCGGTCACGCCACGCACCAAAAGCGGTGAGCGTGAGCGACAGGGCGATGATGATCAGTACTGCGGTGATCGACTGCGGGGCGCGATGGTCGAGATTGCCGTAGATGAATTGGCGGAAGCCATCGACCGAATAGGTCATCGGATTGATCGGATGGAGCCACTGGAACAGCGCTGGTTCGGTCTCTACGGGGTAGAGGCCGCCAGAGGCGAGAATCTGCAACATGAGCAGTGCCATTGCAGCCACCTTGCCAGGTCCTGGGCCAAGCAGGACGTTGAGGAACTGGTTGACAGCCACAAACATCACACTGACCAGCACAGAGAAGCACCACAATCCTAGGGGGTAGGCGGCATTGAGCCCGACCCCGTAGAGGGTGACTGCAACAATGATGGTCGCCTGCAGGGTGCCGATCAGCGCACCAGGCAGGAATCCGTCAATGGCGGCACGCAGCGGGCTTGCCCCGCTGGCAACTGCCCGGTTTTGCATGGGTTGCAGCAGCAGGAAGATGATCAGTCCGCCGATAAACATTGCCAAGGAGAAGAAGAACGGGGCAAGACCGGCGCCGAAGGTGTTCTCCCCGGCCTCGTTGGTAGTTTCGAGTTTCACTGGTGCACCGATGGTTTGGGCGAGATGTTCGCGCATCTCAGTGTCCATGGCGGGCACCTTGTCGGCACCTTCACCGAGTTTCGTAGCCAGCTCGTCGAGGCCGATAACCAGCTCCCCAGATCCGGAATATAGTTTGCCGATGCCGTCGTCGAGATCGTTGGCGCCGGTGGTTAACTGGGCGGTGCCTTCGCTCTTTAACTGGCTAGCACCGGCAGCAAGCGTTTGGGCGCCACTGTTGAGCTGATTGACGCCGTCGACAAGTTGCCCAAGCTGGCCGGGCAGTTGACCAGTTCCTTGCTGAAGCTGGTTAAACCCGCCGCGGAAGGGGGCGTTCGGGTCGGCGAGTTGATACGCCAGTTGGCTGGTACCGCCAGCAAGCCGATTCACCTGGTTTGTGAGCGGGGAAGCAGGTCCTAATGCGGTGGTTTCCATATTGGTGGCGGCCTGCTCAACTTGGGCAGCCAGATTGTGTGCCCCCGGGTCGGGGATAGCGCGCAGCTGGGCGGCGATTTGCCGCAGGTTTCGGGCCATATCCGCTTGCGTGGCGGTGATTTGATCACTGGTGGACTTCAGCTGCTGAACCCCGTTGTTCAACTCGGTGGCACCCTGTCCTAGCTGGTCAAGGCCACTGCCGAGCTGGTTGACTCCGCGGGTTAAGTCGGTGAGTTTGCCGGTGGCGGTATCGACTTTGGTGGCCAGCAGGCTGGTGCCGTCAGCTAACTGTTGTGCGCCTTGAGAAAGTTCCCCCATTTTTTCGTCGAGGGTTTGGGCGCCCGTGGCGAGTTTGTCGGAGCCATCTTTCGCGCTGCCGAGCCCGTCTTGCAGGGTGTGTCCACCGTCGGCGAGCTGTTGCGCACCGTCGGCGGCCTGGTGCAGTCCTTGGCCGGCGTCTTGCACCCCGACGAGGACTTTATCGACGGCTTGAATGCCGATCTTGTTGGAGATCACCGGCACCATGGTGCGCATCACGTTCTGTCCGATGAGGGTGGACAGGTAGCCGTTGGTGTCGTTGTAGGTGGTGTGAATCACCGCCTTGTGAGGGCTGTCAGTAGTCGGGGAGGTCACCGCTTGGGAGAAGTCTTCCGGCAGCGACACCACAAAGTAGTAGGTGCCGTCTTTCACGCCTTCTTGCGCGGTGTGTTCATCGACAAAGTCGAAGCTGACCTGCGGTTCCTCTTTTAGTTCGGCGACGACTTCGTCGCCGGCGTTAAACGGTTCCCCGGCGACGACAGTGCCTTTATCGTTGTTGACGAACGCGATCGGCAGCCGGTTCACCTGTCCGAAGGGATCCCAAAATGCCCACAGGTAGAGGGCAGAGTACATCAGGGGAATAAGGGTGATCGCGAGGATAGCGATGCGCCCCAACGTGGAGCGGCGGAAGCGGCGGAGTTCGGTGCCGAGGGAAAATCCTGCAAACATGGGGTTACTCCTCGCGGGTGGTGTCGGTGACAGGATGGTCAGATTGGGCAGCCGCGGTCTGCCGGGGAAGACTGTCGCCGTCGGTAAACAGTCCTGGTGTTTCCTGGACGGGTGCCACCCCGGTGGGGGCGGCAAGGGTGGGATCTTCGCCTGGGGCTAGCTCGGCGGGGGCTATCGCCTGGGCGGTGTCGGTGACCAAGTCAGTTGCCTGCTTCGGTGCGTGGATAGTCTCCACCGGTGGTGTCGGCGGCGGTGCCGCAGGGCTGGTGCCCCGGTCAGGTTTGGTCGCCGGTGTGGCGCTACTAGCGGCAAGACGGCTACCAGTTTCGGTGGAATGTGGTTGGCCGTCCCCGGTATGGTCGCGCCCTGCCCGGGCAAGATGGGCTTGCACACCTGCTTGCAGCAGGGCGGATTCGCTGAGGAGGAAACTGGGCAGATGTTTTGGTCGACCGTCGTGCTCTGGGCTGAGGTGACCTGCATCGGTGAAAAGTTCAATGAGGGTGTAGTTCGCGACAAGCTGCTGAGGCAGCGGGTTGACGGCGTTGACCACCACCGGGAATCGTTCGGCCAGGCGCGCCAGGGTGTTGACCAAAATGATGCGGTCGCTAAATTCGTGCACCTGCTCCAGATCGTCCATAACCAGCATGCCGATCTCGTGGCCGCCGACTGGGGCGAGTGCGAGCGCGATGCGGATCAGATACCGGTCGAGTGCAGAGATTTGGGAAACATAGGCGTCAAGTGGGGGAAGATCACGGTCGCCGAAAATATCTCCGCACAGGCTGCGGTAATAGTCGTCGTCGGCGCGGGTAATCCACCGCAGGAATCCGCTTGACCAGGCGCGATGTTCGGTGATGACGGTTTTCAGTTTCACATCCC
The Corynebacterium choanae DNA segment above includes these coding regions:
- a CDS encoding ABC transporter ATP-binding protein, yielding MNTMKADRTDLPQQTADVTAFGDSFAHAGEPVGAVNTARQITPAAAQSNHGATTDVPPAVVANGIAVYGGEGVVYGPLNVEIPGVGLTILTGRGGSGRTALALTLSGRMKIAEGELTVLGETKRSAIRKRVAIAGVDEIDAIDRDVKLKTVITEHRAWSSGFLRWITRADDDYYRSLCGDIFGDRDLPPLDAYVSQISALDRYLIRIALALAPVGGHEIGMLVMDDLEQVHEFSDRIILVNTLARLAERFPVVVNAVNPLPQQLVANYTLIELFTDAGHLSPEHDGRPKHLPSFLLSESALLQAGVQAHLARAGRDHTGDGQPHSTETGSRLAASSATPATKPDRGTSPAAPPPTPPVETIHAPKQATDLVTDTAQAIAPAELAPGEDPTLAAPTGVAPVQETPGLFTDGDSLPRQTAAAQSDHPVTDTTREE
- a CDS encoding YhgE/Pip domain-containing protein, yielding MFAGFSLGTELRRFRRSTLGRIAILAITLIPLMYSALYLWAFWDPFGQVNRLPIAFVNNDKGTVVAGEPFNAGDEVVAELKEEPQVSFDFVDEHTAQEGVKDGTYYFVVSLPEDFSQAVTSPTTDSPHKAVIHTTYNDTNGYLSTLIGQNVMRTMVPVISNKIGIQAVDKVLVGVQDAGQGLHQAADGAQQLADGGHTLQDGLGSAKDGSDKLATGAQTLDEKMGELSQGAQQLADGTSLLATKVDTATGKLTDLTRGVNQLGSGLDQLGQGATELNNGVQQLKSTSDQITATQADMARNLRQIAAQLRAIPDPGAHNLAAQVEQAATNMETTALGPASPLTNQVNRLAGGTSQLAYQLADPNAPFRGGFNQLQQGTGQLPGQLGQLVDGVNQLNSGAQTLAAGASQLKSEGTAQLTTGANDLDDGIGKLYSGSGELVIGLDELATKLGEGADKVPAMDTEMREHLAQTIGAPVKLETTNEAGENTFGAGLAPFFFSLAMFIGGLIIFLLLQPMQNRAVASGASPLRAAIDGFLPGALIGTLQATIIVAVTLYGVGLNAAYPLGLWCFSVLVSVMFVAVNQFLNVLLGPGPGKVAAMALLMLQILASGGLYPVETEPALFQWLHPINPMTYSVDGFRQFIYGNLDHRAPQSITAVLIIIALSLTLTAFGAWRDRTWTMKRLHPPIKL